Proteins encoded by one window of Porphyrobacter sp. YT40:
- a CDS encoding RlmE family RNA methyltransferase, whose protein sequence is MTRGTKTPGKRVKTAKGRTASQVRWLERQLNDPYVRQAKADGYRSRAAYKLIELDERFGLLKNASRVVDLGIAPGGWTQVVRAKKPKAEVVGIDLLPVEPIEGVTIFQMDFMDDKAPALLAEALGGPPDLVLSDMAANTVGHKQTDHLRTMGLVEAGAWFAVENLAPGGAFVAKVLAGGTDTDLLALLKKHFTAVKHAKPPASRKGSSEWYVIAQGFKG, encoded by the coding sequence GTGACCCGCGGCACCAAGACGCCGGGCAAGCGCGTCAAGACCGCCAAGGGCCGCACGGCGAGCCAGGTGCGCTGGCTCGAACGCCAGCTCAACGACCCCTACGTGCGTCAGGCCAAGGCCGACGGCTATCGCAGCCGCGCGGCCTACAAGCTGATCGAGCTGGACGAGCGATTCGGGCTGCTCAAGAATGCCAGCCGCGTGGTCGATCTGGGCATTGCGCCGGGCGGCTGGACGCAGGTGGTGCGCGCCAAGAAGCCAAAAGCCGAAGTAGTCGGGATTGACCTGCTACCGGTCGAGCCGATCGAAGGCGTGACGATCTTCCAGATGGATTTCATGGACGACAAGGCCCCCGCCCTGCTCGCCGAAGCCCTTGGCGGCCCGCCCGATCTGGTGCTCTCGGACATGGCGGCCAACACCGTCGGCCACAAGCAGACCGATCATCTGCGCACGATGGGGCTGGTCGAGGCCGGGGCGTGGTTCGCCGTGGAGAATCTCGCGCCCGGCGGGGCTTTCGTCGCCAAGGTGCTGGCGGGCGGCACCGATACCGATCTGCTGGCGCTGCTCAAGAAGCACTTCACAGCCGTCAAGCACGCCAAGCCCCCGGCGAGCCGCAAGGGCTCGTCGGAGTGGTATGTCATCGCTCAGGGGTTCAAGGGCTGA
- a CDS encoding cytochrome c family protein, translating into MTQDNSSQDKAAGQNGGGDLFNTAAGWVLFAGVVGLGLAQISKHYFEADKPERPEKLGYVIEGVVEEGAGPAEMTMAEALNTMPAADLIAAGEKAFSKCQSCHTIDQGGANGIGPNLYGTMGKAVAGHPGFAYSAELKAVGGTWDWDKMNQWLKNPKGYVQGTKMSFAGLSKIEDRAAIAMYLNSKGSNLPVPTFVADAAAGDAGAEGAPDPADAAAPVEGENPTEAEAAGGASADQPVASNPGAGR; encoded by the coding sequence ATGACACAGGACAACTCTTCGCAGGATAAAGCCGCAGGCCAGAATGGTGGCGGCGATCTGTTCAACACGGCCGCTGGCTGGGTGCTGTTTGCCGGCGTCGTGGGCCTCGGCCTGGCGCAGATTTCGAAGCACTACTTCGAAGCCGACAAGCCCGAACGCCCGGAAAAGCTCGGCTACGTGATCGAAGGCGTGGTCGAGGAAGGTGCCGGCCCGGCGGAAATGACGATGGCCGAAGCGCTCAACACGATGCCGGCCGCCGATCTGATCGCGGCGGGCGAGAAGGCCTTTTCCAAGTGCCAGAGCTGCCACACCATCGATCAGGGCGGCGCCAACGGCATCGGCCCCAACCTCTACGGCACGATGGGCAAGGCTGTCGCAGGCCACCCCGGTTTTGCCTACAGCGCCGAACTGAAGGCCGTTGGCGGTACCTGGGACTGGGACAAGATGAACCAGTGGCTCAAGAACCCCAAGGGTTACGTCCAGGGCACCAAGATGAGCTTTGCCGGCCTGTCCAAGATCGAAGACCGCGCCGCAATTGCGATGTATCTCAACTCGAAGGGCTCGAACCTGCCGGTGCCGACCTTCGTCGCCGATGCGGCAGCAGGGGATGCCGGTGCGGAAGGCGCGCCCGATCCGGCTGACGCTGCGGCGCCCGTCGAAGGCGAGAACCCGACCGAGGCCGAAGCCGCCGGTGGTGCCAGCGCCGACCAGCCGGTCGCCTCGAACCCGGGCGCCGGTCGCTAA
- a CDS encoding prephenate dehydratase has translation MRSFPGPALELVDRMRAAAAADPARAIAFQGSPGANSHRAATEARPDRAPLPCFSFEDALEAVKDGRAGEAIIPIENSQHGRVADIHFLLPESGLHIIGEYFMPIHHALMALGSGPFEAAYSHPQALGQSRHYLRARGIVPLSHADTAGAAAYVAERGDPTVAAIAPALAAELYGLTIIEHNVEDSPDNMTRFVLLAKQALAPAALAGKPVMTTFIFEVKNIPAALYKALGGFATNGVNMTKLESYQQGTSFAATTFYADIIGAPGDPAVDRALEECAFHSKELRILGTYEQARARG, from the coding sequence ATGCGATCCTTCCCCGGCCCCGCCCTTGAACTTGTCGACCGGATGCGCGCCGCGGCGGCCGCCGATCCGGCGCGCGCGATCGCCTTTCAAGGATCGCCCGGCGCCAATTCCCACCGCGCCGCGACCGAGGCCCGGCCCGACCGCGCCCCGCTGCCGTGCTTCAGCTTCGAAGACGCGCTCGAAGCGGTGAAGGACGGGCGCGCGGGCGAAGCGATCATCCCGATCGAGAATTCGCAGCATGGCCGCGTCGCCGACATCCACTTCCTGCTGCCCGAAAGCGGGCTGCACATCATCGGCGAATATTTCATGCCGATCCACCATGCGCTGATGGCGCTGGGAAGCGGGCCGTTCGAGGCTGCCTACAGCCATCCACAGGCGCTCGGCCAGTCGCGGCACTACCTGCGCGCGCGCGGCATCGTGCCGCTCAGCCATGCCGACACCGCCGGCGCAGCAGCCTATGTTGCCGAGCGTGGCGATCCCACCGTCGCGGCGATCGCCCCGGCGCTGGCGGCGGAGCTTTATGGCCTCACCATCATCGAGCACAATGTCGAGGACAGTCCCGACAACATGACCCGCTTCGTCCTGCTCGCCAAACAGGCGCTTGCGCCCGCGGCGCTGGCGGGCAAGCCGGTGATGACGACCTTTATCTTCGAGGTGAAGAACATCCCCGCCGCGCTCTACAAGGCGCTGGGCGGGTTCGCCACCAACGGCGTCAACATGACCAAGCTGGAAAGCTACCAGCAGGGCACCAGCTTTGCCGCGACGACCTTCTACGCCGACATCATCGGCGCGCCGGGCGATCCGGCGGTCGACCGGGCGTTGGAGGAATGCGCGTTCCATTCCAAGGAATTGCGCATTCTGGGCACTTACGAACAGGCCCGCGCGCGCGGATAG
- a CDS encoding DUF4350 domain-containing protein yields MTAAAAAANRATGANGPAFTKFGAFVLVTAGFALFIALLYLIGSGEEIGDSEGRGGQAHAASNGLNGYSGLVRLVEAEGFDTERSRSPGGLETRGLLVLTPGPYTEAEEIAEIIKDRTYRGPTLVILPKWQAIAPMEFMPAEVREKFKRGWVILLGTQPAGWAEELPAPYRFRHKSTGARAPDAGPPQNTPAPPPAKPGTWRGFGVSGNLPAAPTLYAEPLSPHDTLITDSAGRKLAFAVNFARATNAGAGPDQPIVAYSAQPVVFLAEPDIANNYGLADKTRAAAAVALVTQLADEAETDSVTFDLTLNGFGASENLLTLAFRPPFLAATLCLIAALLIVGWRAFQRFGPAAASGGPDIAFGKRQLITNGAGLILRARRFRLLAKPYALLSARRLAERMGLARPDPEAIDAALARRLPDEEPYTRRAARLEEASKPADILAAAKALDDLNRKLS; encoded by the coding sequence ATGACCGCCGCAGCAGCCGCCGCCAACCGGGCCACCGGCGCAAACGGCCCGGCCTTCACCAAATTCGGTGCCTTCGTGCTTGTCACGGCAGGTTTCGCCCTGTTCATTGCGCTACTCTACCTCATCGGTTCGGGCGAGGAGATCGGGGACAGCGAAGGCCGCGGCGGGCAGGCCCATGCCGCCAGCAACGGGCTCAACGGCTATTCCGGTCTCGTCCGGCTGGTCGAGGCCGAGGGATTCGATACCGAGCGCTCGCGCAGCCCCGGCGGTCTGGAGACGCGCGGCCTGCTGGTACTCACCCCCGGCCCCTATACCGAGGCCGAGGAGATCGCCGAGATCATCAAGGACCGCACCTATCGCGGGCCGACGCTGGTGATCCTGCCCAAGTGGCAGGCGATCGCGCCGATGGAGTTCATGCCGGCCGAAGTGCGCGAGAAGTTCAAACGCGGCTGGGTGATCCTGCTCGGCACGCAACCGGCGGGATGGGCCGAGGAATTGCCCGCGCCCTACCGCTTCCGCCACAAGTCCACGGGCGCGCGCGCGCCGGATGCGGGGCCGCCCCAGAACACACCCGCGCCACCGCCCGCCAAACCGGGCACTTGGCGCGGGTTTGGCGTATCGGGCAACCTGCCCGCAGCCCCGACGCTCTATGCCGAGCCGCTGTCCCCGCACGATACGCTGATCACCGATTCGGCGGGCCGCAAGCTGGCCTTCGCGGTGAACTTCGCGCGGGCGACCAACGCCGGGGCCGGGCCTGACCAACCCATCGTCGCCTACAGCGCCCAGCCGGTGGTGTTCCTCGCCGAGCCCGACATCGCCAACAATTACGGCCTTGCCGACAAGACCCGCGCTGCCGCTGCCGTGGCGCTGGTGACGCAGCTGGCGGATGAGGCCGAGACCGACAGCGTCACCTTCGATCTGACGCTCAATGGCTTCGGCGCGAGCGAGAATCTCCTGACGCTGGCCTTCCGTCCGCCCTTCCTTGCGGCGACCCTGTGCCTCATCGCAGCGCTGCTGATCGTCGGCTGGCGCGCGTTCCAGCGCTTCGGCCCGGCGGCGGCGAGCGGCGGGCCGGACATCGCTTTCGGCAAGCGCCAGCTGATCACCAACGGCGCAGGCCTGATCCTGCGCGCGCGGCGCTTCCGCCTGCTGGCCAAGCCCTATGCCCTGCTCAGCGCCCGGCGGCTGGCCGAGCGCATGGGACTGGCGCGGCCCGACCCCGAGGCGATCGACGCCGCCCTCGCGCGCCGCCTGCCCGACGAAGAACCCTACACCCGCCGCGCCGCCCGGCTCGAGGAGGCGAGCAAGCCCGCCGACATCCTCGCCGCCGCCAAGGCGCTCGACGATCTCAACCGCAAGCTTTCCTGA
- a CDS encoding MoxR family ATPase translates to MTMTLDEVRSLADAIRAEIAKAIVGQEDMVDMLLTALLAEGHVLLEGPPGTAKTLLANAFATSLGLDFGRIQFTPDLLPGDILGSNLFNFQTSQFTLTRGPIFCDLLLADEINRTPPKTQAALLEAMQERRVTLDGETYSLPASFMVVATQNPIENQGVYPLPEAQLDRFLFKLLVPYPAEEEEARIVATYGQRSGPQRPADLGVVAVTDAAGITAASAALGQVTVADDITRYVVRLIRATREHAELTVGASPRAAVLLAGAARARAALEGRSYVIPDDVKALAVPVLRHRLTLSPAAEIEGRNMEALVADLVEATEAPR, encoded by the coding sequence ATGACCATGACCCTCGATGAAGTCCGCAGCCTCGCCGATGCGATCCGCGCCGAAATCGCCAAGGCGATCGTCGGGCAGGAGGATATGGTGGACATGCTGCTGACCGCGCTGCTGGCCGAGGGCCATGTGCTGCTCGAAGGCCCGCCGGGCACCGCCAAGACCCTTCTCGCCAATGCCTTCGCGACCTCGCTGGGCCTCGATTTCGGGCGCATCCAGTTCACCCCCGATCTGCTGCCGGGGGACATTCTGGGGTCGAACCTGTTCAACTTCCAGACCAGCCAGTTCACCCTGACCCGCGGCCCGATCTTCTGCGACCTGCTGCTGGCGGACGAGATCAACCGCACCCCGCCCAAGACGCAGGCCGCGCTGCTCGAAGCGATGCAGGAGCGCCGCGTGACGCTGGACGGGGAGACCTATTCGCTGCCCGCCAGCTTCATGGTGGTCGCAACCCAGAACCCGATCGAGAACCAAGGCGTCTATCCCCTGCCCGAAGCGCAGCTCGACCGTTTCCTGTTCAAGCTGCTGGTGCCCTATCCTGCCGAGGAAGAGGAAGCGCGGATCGTTGCCACCTATGGCCAGCGTTCCGGCCCGCAGCGGCCCGCCGATCTGGGGGTGGTCGCCGTTACCGACGCCGCCGGCATTACCGCCGCGAGCGCGGCGCTGGGGCAAGTCACCGTGGCCGATGACATCACCCGCTATGTCGTGCGCCTGATCCGCGCCACCCGCGAGCATGCCGAACTCACTGTCGGCGCCTCCCCGCGCGCCGCCGTGCTGCTGGCCGGGGCCGCCCGCGCCCGCGCCGCGCTGGAAGGGCGCAGCTATGTCATCCCCGATGACGTCAAGGCGCTCGCGGTGCCGGTGCTGCGCCACCGCCTGACGCTCTCCCCCGCCGCCGAGATCGAGGGGCGCAACATGGAAGCGCTGGTCGCCGATCTGGTCGAAGCGACCGAGGCACCGCGCTGA
- a CDS encoding DUF58 domain-containing protein → MRVLRLVLGFLLRPLRPLLIVAPTERAAWIAAALAPVALLIAAAAPGAWVAAPLLAGGLLALVALDALLAGRVEGWEIRTAEDIEVGQPSFLAVTARFVGRTPSRAEAALACDPRLAEEGRITLALAPQRDVPGWRGEATLTPTRRGTAPVERAWLRWVGPLGLGARQVAYPLEQVVRIWPDLSPVRSPDLQTFLRNAQIGLINRRIRGEGTQFEALSEYEPGMDRRRIDWKASARHTRLYARENESERNNQIVFAFDCGQAMCEPVDGLPRIDRAVSAALTCGYVALKGGDKVALFGFARRPQIITPFIGDARSFHRLQSAAAGLDYEPVEPNFTLALATLTARLKRRSLVVVFSDFTDPTAAELMVESLGRLVKKHLVLFVTMADSEVEELIAAPPGDIATLARSVTADSLAQQRKLVLTRLRRLGIDVLEAPWENIGPCLIDRYLAIRGSEAIG, encoded by the coding sequence CTGCGCGTCCTGCGCCTTGTCCTCGGCTTTCTGCTACGTCCGCTCAGGCCGCTGCTGATCGTCGCGCCGACCGAGCGCGCGGCGTGGATCGCGGCGGCGCTCGCCCCGGTGGCGCTGCTGATCGCCGCCGCCGCGCCGGGTGCATGGGTCGCCGCGCCGCTGCTGGCGGGCGGCCTGCTGGCGCTGGTCGCGCTGGACGCGCTGCTGGCCGGCCGGGTCGAGGGGTGGGAGATCCGCACGGCGGAGGATATCGAGGTCGGCCAGCCGAGCTTTCTCGCCGTCACCGCGCGCTTCGTGGGCCGCACACCCTCGCGCGCCGAGGCGGCGCTCGCCTGCGATCCGCGTCTGGCTGAGGAGGGCCGCATCACCCTCGCGCTTGCCCCGCAGCGCGATGTGCCGGGCTGGCGCGGGGAGGCGACGCTGACCCCCACCCGCCGCGGCACCGCACCGGTCGAACGGGCGTGGCTCCGCTGGGTCGGCCCGCTCGGCCTCGGCGCGCGGCAGGTGGCCTATCCGCTCGAACAGGTGGTGCGCATCTGGCCCGATCTGTCGCCGGTGCGCTCACCCGACTTGCAAACTTTCCTGCGCAACGCCCAGATCGGCCTCATCAACCGCCGCATCCGGGGCGAGGGCACCCAGTTCGAGGCCCTGAGCGAATACGAGCCCGGCATGGACCGCCGCCGCATCGACTGGAAAGCGAGCGCGCGCCACACCCGCCTCTATGCCCGCGAGAACGAGAGCGAGCGCAACAACCAGATCGTCTTCGCCTTCGATTGCGGGCAGGCGATGTGCGAGCCGGTCGACGGGTTGCCGCGCATCGACCGCGCGGTCTCGGCGGCGCTGACCTGCGGCTATGTTGCGCTCAAGGGCGGGGACAAGGTCGCGCTGTTCGGCTTTGCCCGACGGCCGCAGATCATCACGCCGTTCATCGGCGATGCGCGCAGCTTTCACCGGCTGCAATCGGCGGCAGCGGGGCTCGATTACGAGCCGGTCGAGCCCAATTTCACCCTCGCCCTCGCCACGCTGACCGCGCGGCTCAAGCGCCGGTCGCTGGTGGTGGTGTTCTCCGACTTCACCGATCCCACCGCCGCCGAACTGATGGTCGAAAGCCTTGGGCGGCTGGTGAAGAAGCATCTGGTGCTGTTCGTCACCATGGCCGACAGCGAGGTCGAGGAACTGATCGCCGCGCCGCCGGGGGACATCGCCACCCTCGCCCGCTCGGTCACTGCCGACAGTCTTGCCCAGCAAAGAAAGCTGGTGCTCACCCGGTTGCGGCGGCTGGGGATCGACGTGCTCGAAGCCCCGTGGGAGAACATCGGCCCGTGCCTGATCGACCGCTATCTGGCGATCCGGGGCAGCGAGGCGATAGGATGA
- a CDS encoding stage II sporulation protein M, translated as MKAPIISSWFGRGTVAAPPDIESAALRSDRFRLEREGEWRRLEDIVARMERRGMRRIADEDLMALPALYRTAASSLSVARETSLDASTLAYLEALVQRAWFQVYGPRMGFVRWLRGFLLGGWSRAVRALWLDICIALFVMVAGTIVGWLLVAQDEAWYYRLFPARPGEARVPGASREQLLSVLATEENASGLSAFAAQLFSNNSAVCILAFALGFAFGIPSLLLLVHNMALLGALLWLYNGQDAVVELAAWLSVHGTTELFGILLSGAAGMHIGRAMAFPGKLPVLEAAGAAGRRAAVVMVGVVIMMIVAAILEAFPRQLVEGTQNRFMIGGTMLLFWLSYFFLYRPAPPAESGAA; from the coding sequence ATGAAGGCACCGATCATCTCCTCTTGGTTCGGACGCGGCACCGTCGCCGCGCCGCCCGATATCGAAAGCGCGGCGCTGCGTTCCGACCGCTTCCGGCTGGAGCGCGAGGGCGAGTGGCGGCGGCTGGAGGATATCGTCGCGCGGATGGAGCGGCGCGGAATGCGGCGCATCGCGGACGAGGATCTGATGGCGCTGCCTGCGCTCTACCGCACCGCCGCCTCTTCGCTTTCGGTGGCGCGCGAGACCAGCCTCGACGCTTCCACCCTCGCCTATCTCGAAGCGCTGGTGCAGCGCGCTTGGTTCCAGGTCTATGGTCCGCGCATGGGCTTCGTGCGCTGGCTGCGCGGCTTTTTGCTCGGTGGCTGGAGCCGCGCGGTGCGCGCGCTGTGGCTCGACATCTGCATCGCGCTGTTCGTGATGGTGGCGGGCACCATCGTCGGCTGGCTGCTCGTGGCGCAGGACGAGGCGTGGTATTACCGCCTCTTCCCCGCCAGGCCGGGTGAGGCGCGGGTGCCGGGGGCGAGCCGCGAACAATTGCTCTCGGTGCTGGCGACCGAGGAGAACGCCTCGGGCCTGTCGGCCTTTGCCGCGCAGCTGTTCAGCAACAATTCCGCGGTCTGCATCCTCGCCTTCGCGCTGGGCTTTGCCTTCGGCATCCCTTCGCTGCTGCTGCTGGTGCACAACATGGCGCTGCTGGGCGCGCTGCTATGGCTCTACAACGGGCAGGACGCGGTGGTGGAGCTGGCCGCATGGCTCAGCGTGCACGGCACGACCGAGCTGTTCGGCATCCTCCTGTCGGGCGCGGCGGGGATGCATATCGGGCGGGCGATGGCCTTCCCCGGCAAGCTGCCGGTGCTGGAGGCCGCCGGGGCCGCCGGACGCCGCGCGGCGGTGGTGATGGTGGGCGTGGTGATCATGATGATCGTCGCCGCAATTCTCGAAGCCTTCCCGCGCCAGCTGGTCGAAGGCACGCAGAACCGCTTCATGATCGGGGGCACGATGCTGCTGTTCTGGCTCAGCTACTTCTTCCTTTACCGTCCGGCCCCTCCGGCCGAGAGCGGGGCGGCATGA
- a CDS encoding RDD family protein, producing the protein MSRKPAALPADRRARTMITPEGLALPVTIAPRASRAGALIIDVMIIVFGLIVFQMVMRWIAGGLMDSTGFDLEGGETGAFEFLIILFALVVFVTWYGYFLVQELGPRGATLGKRIVGIRVAARGGARLTPEAVIARNLLRDIEIFYPLITLAVLLVLANTGQDIGILGWVAAGWFALFLLFPFFNRDSLRAGDIVAGTWVVDRPRTKLAQVLSTQGAAAANGASEVTGARYDFGEAELSVYGEKELQTLERMLRDAQPDALKAVHAAICRKIGWDPGAGDERAFLEAFYAQLRAKLEGDMRFGKRKADKHS; encoded by the coding sequence ATGAGCAGGAAACCCGCCGCCCTTCCCGCCGATCGCCGCGCGCGCACCATGATCACGCCCGAAGGCCTCGCCCTGCCCGTCACCATCGCCCCGCGCGCCAGCCGGGCGGGCGCGCTGATCATCGACGTGATGATCATCGTCTTCGGGCTGATCGTCTTCCAGATGGTGATGCGCTGGATCGCGGGCGGACTGATGGACAGCACCGGCTTCGACCTCGAAGGCGGCGAGACCGGGGCCTTCGAATTCCTGATCATCCTGTTCGCGCTGGTCGTGTTCGTCACCTGGTATGGCTATTTTCTGGTGCAGGAGCTGGGCCCGCGCGGGGCGACCTTGGGCAAGCGCATCGTCGGCATCCGCGTCGCCGCGCGCGGCGGAGCGCGGCTCACTCCCGAAGCGGTGATCGCGCGCAATCTGCTGCGCGATATCGAGATCTTCTATCCGCTCATTACGCTCGCGGTGCTGCTGGTGCTGGCCAACACCGGGCAGGATATCGGCATCCTCGGCTGGGTGGCGGCGGGCTGGTTCGCGCTGTTCCTGCTGTTCCCGTTCTTCAACCGCGACAGCTTGCGCGCGGGCGACATCGTCGCGGGCACCTGGGTGGTCGATCGCCCGCGCACCAAGCTGGCGCAGGTGCTCAGCACGCAGGGCGCCGCCGCCGCCAACGGGGCGAGCGAGGTCACCGGCGCGCGCTACGATTTCGGCGAGGCCGAGCTGTCGGTCTATGGCGAGAAGGAGCTGCAAACGCTCGAACGGATGCTGCGCGATGCCCAGCCCGATGCGCTGAAAGCGGTGCACGCCGCGATCTGCCGCAAGATCGGCTGGGATCCCGGCGCGGGTGACGAGCGGGCGTTTCTCGAGGCCTTCTATGCGCAGCTCCGCGCCAAGCTCGAAGGGGACATGCGGTTCGGCAAGCGCAAGGCGGACAAGCACTCATGA
- the bla gene encoding class A beta-lactamase, whose translation MTMDRRFFIGGSLALGASACIPPDQSPLGRLAAELRIIEAAGDGTLGVELYNTATGQSVGLNSDRRFGMASTFKLSLAALLLQRDATGTVDADRRVTWSEAEVLSYAPFARERIATGASLRELARAAQVVSDNTAANILLRELGGPAALTAFWRSIGDEVSRLDRIEPELNIVPPTEFRDTTTPAAMARNVAKLVYGDVLPEAERAELRGWMIATQTGLTRVRAGLPEGWVAGDKTGISGLVGTEGNYNDIGFAEGPKGEGPITFACYFRARGPAETMKARADLALSRIGRIIKEFAEPERGLPLVGKIY comes from the coding sequence ATGACCATGGATCGGCGTTTCTTCATCGGCGGCAGCCTCGCGCTCGGGGCCTCGGCTTGCATCCCGCCCGACCAGAGCCCGCTCGGGCGGTTGGCGGCGGAGCTGCGGATCATCGAGGCGGCGGGTGACGGCACGCTGGGGGTGGAGCTTTACAACACCGCGACCGGGCAGTCGGTCGGCCTCAACAGCGACCGCCGATTCGGCATGGCCTCCACTTTCAAGCTGTCGCTTGCGGCCCTGCTGCTGCAACGCGACGCGACGGGCACGGTGGATGCCGACCGGCGGGTGACATGGAGCGAGGCCGAGGTGCTGTCCTACGCCCCCTTCGCCCGTGAGCGGATCGCCACGGGCGCAAGCCTGCGCGAGTTGGCGCGGGCGGCGCAGGTCGTGTCGGACAACACCGCGGCCAATATCCTCCTGCGCGAACTCGGCGGCCCGGCGGCGCTCACCGCGTTCTGGCGCAGCATCGGCGACGAGGTCAGCCGCCTCGACCGGATCGAGCCCGAACTCAACATCGTGCCCCCAACCGAATTCCGCGACACCACCACGCCCGCCGCAATGGCGCGCAATGTGGCGAAGCTGGTCTATGGCGATGTGTTGCCGGAAGCCGAGCGGGCGGAATTGCGGGGCTGGATGATCGCCACCCAAACCGGCCTCACCCGCGTGCGGGCGGGCCTGCCCGAAGGCTGGGTCGCGGGCGACAAGACCGGCATCAGCGGGCTGGTCGGCACGGAAGGGAATTACAACGACATAGGCTTTGCGGAGGGGCCGAAGGGCGAGGGGCCGATCACCTTCGCCTGCTATTTCCGCGCGCGCGGCCCGGCCGAAACGATGAAAGCCCGCGCCGATCTCGCGCTGTCGCGCATCGGCCGCATTATCAAGGAATTCGCCGAGCCGGAGCGTGGCTTGCCGCTGGTGGGGAAGATATACTGA
- a CDS encoding isoaspartyl peptidase/L-asparaginase, with amino-acid sequence MKKLIAAVALALLSQPALAEEAAPEQARWSLAIHGGAGTLDPKAMTPEKRAAYEADLQRALDAGSKILAEGGDAMDAIKAAIIIMEDSPLFNAGKGAVFTWDGTNELDASIMDGRDRSAGAVAGVKTVRNPILLADTVRTQSEHVMLMGAGAEAFAAEKGFEVTPPEYFATEARREALERLKAEKLSALDVDHKFGTVGAVALDTKGNMAAGTSTGGMTGKRWGRVGDAPMIGAGTYADNRACALSATGWGEYFIRVGVAHEICARLRTWWTVDPQTMESALGEALAKAGSDDANSFELKLPRAPEDLAQSIADSVMADVAALGGDGGVILVTPEGHAIFSFNTTGMYRGRATSAGLNEVAIFGGEERASSTPDH; translated from the coding sequence ATGAAGAAGCTCATCGCCGCCGTCGCGCTCGCCCTCCTGTCTCAACCTGCGCTTGCCGAGGAGGCCGCCCCCGAACAGGCGCGCTGGTCGCTGGCGATCCACGGCGGGGCAGGCACGCTCGATCCCAAGGCGATGACGCCGGAAAAGCGCGCGGCTTACGAGGCGGATTTGCAGCGGGCGCTGGATGCGGGGTCGAAGATCCTTGCCGAGGGCGGCGATGCGATGGACGCGATCAAGGCCGCAATCATCATCATGGAGGATTCGCCGCTGTTCAACGCCGGCAAGGGCGCGGTGTTCACTTGGGACGGGACCAACGAACTCGACGCCTCGATCATGGACGGGCGGGATCGCTCGGCGGGCGCGGTTGCGGGAGTGAAGACGGTCAGGAACCCGATTCTACTCGCCGACACGGTGCGCACGCAGAGCGAGCACGTGATGCTGATGGGTGCAGGCGCAGAGGCCTTTGCGGCGGAAAAGGGCTTTGAAGTCACCCCGCCCGAATATTTCGCCACGGAGGCGCGGCGCGAGGCGCTGGAGCGGTTGAAGGCGGAGAAGCTTTCGGCGCTCGATGTCGATCACAAGTTCGGTACGGTGGGTGCGGTGGCGCTCGACACGAAGGGCAACATGGCGGCGGGCACCTCGACCGGCGGGATGACCGGCAAGCGCTGGGGCCGCGTGGGCGATGCGCCTATGATCGGCGCGGGGACTTATGCGGATAATCGCGCCTGTGCGCTCTCGGCGACGGGGTGGGGGGAGTATTTCATCCGCGTCGGCGTGGCGCATGAGATTTGTGCAAGGCTGCGGACGTGGTGGACTGTTGACCCGCAAACCATGGAATCGGCTTTGGGAGAGGCGCTCGCAAAGGCAGGCTCCGATGATGCAAATTCGTTTGAGCTTAAGTTGCCTAGAGCTCCAGAAGATTTAGCGCAGTCAATCGCCGATTCTGTCATGGCTGACGTGGCTGCGCTCGGCGGCGATGGCGGGGTGATCCTCGTCACGCCCGAGGGGCACGCGATCTTCAGCTTTAACACCACCGGCATGTATCGCGGCCGCGCGACCAGCGCAGGGCTGAACGAAGTGGCGATCTTCGGCGGCGAGGAACGTGCGTCGAGCACGCCGGATCATTGA
- a CDS encoding GNAT family N-acetyltransferase — MIYRPATLADAPALAKLGEATFVAAFGHLYTPHDLAAFLAEVHSPGPVAQEIAGKECTHCLVEDQGKLVAYCKLRHPSHYTSYCDARDPIELGQLYCLPTHTGHGIGAKLMDWTLEQARSGGHDAVLLSVYSENFGAQRFYQRYGFAKIADITFRVGEQLDAEYLYELKL, encoded by the coding sequence ATGATCTACCGACCCGCCACCCTCGCCGATGCCCCGGCCCTCGCCAAGCTGGGCGAGGCCACCTTCGTCGCCGCCTTCGGCCACCTCTACACTCCGCACGACCTCGCCGCCTTCCTCGCCGAGGTCCACAGCCCCGGCCCGGTCGCGCAGGAGATTGCGGGCAAGGAATGCACCCATTGCCTCGTCGAGGATCAGGGCAAGCTGGTCGCCTATTGCAAGCTGCGCCATCCCAGCCACTACACGTCCTACTGCGACGCGCGCGATCCTATCGAACTCGGCCAGCTCTATTGCCTTCCCACCCACACCGGCCACGGCATCGGAGCCAAGCTGATGGACTGGACGCTGGAACAGGCGCGCAGCGGCGGGCACGATGCGGTGCTGCTCAGCGTCTATTCGGAAAACTTCGGCGCACAGCGCTTCTACCAGCGCTATGGCTTTGCCAAGATCGCCGACATCACCTTCCGTGTGGGCGAACAGCTCGATGCGGAGTATCTCTACGAATTGAAACTATAG